The region CGCGCGCGACATCGCCGCGCGCCTGCGCAAGCACTGGGCGATCGACTTCGACGACGCCGGCGCGATCGGCCGCCGCTACCGCCGCCAGGACGAGGTGGGCACGCCCTTCTGCGTCACGGTCGACTTCGACTCGCTCGAGGACGGCGCCGTCACGGTGCGCGAGCGCGACTCGATGCAGCAGCAGCGCATCGCGATCGACGACCTCGAGGCGCACCTCGCGCAGGGGCTCGTCGGAGCGTGACGACCACCGTGAGCACGCCGGCGCTGTCGATCGGGCCCATCGGCCTCGACTCGCCGGTCGTGCTCGCGCCCATGGCCGGCATCACGAACACCGCGTTCCGGCGGCTGTGCCGCGAGTACGGCGCGGGGCTGTACGTGAGCGAGATGATCACCTCGCGCGCGCTCGTCGAGCGCACCCCCGAGACGATGCGGCTCATCAGCCACCACCCCTCCGAGTCGCTGCGCTCGGTGCAGCTCTACGGCGTCGACCCGAAGACCGTCGAGACGGCCGTCGGCATCCTCGTCGACGAGGACCGCGCCGACCACATCGACCTCAACTTCGGCTGCCCCGTGCCGAAGGTGACGCGCCGCGGCGGCGGCAGCGCGCTGCCGTGGAAGCGCGACCTGTTCGGCGCCATCGTGCGCCGCGCGGCCCGGCGCGGGGGCGACATCCCCGTCACCGTGAAGATGCGCATCGGCATCGACGAGAGCCACGTCACCTACCTCGACGCGGGCCGCATCGCCGAGGACGCCGGCGTCGCCGCCGTCGCGCTCCACGGCCGCACGGCCGCGCAGCACTACTCCGGCAAGGCCGACTGGACGGCGATCGCGAAGCTCAAGCAGGCCGTCACCTCGATCCCTGTGCTCGGCAACGGCGACATCTGGCAGGCCGAGGATGCGCTGCGCATGGTCGACGAGACGGGCGTCGACGGCGTCGTGGTCGGCCGCGGCTGCCTCGGCCGCCCGTGGCTCTTCGGCGACCTCGCCGCAGCGTTCGCGGGCTCCGACACGCGGTTCCGCCCGGGCCTCGGCCAGGTGGCGGATGCGTTCCGTCGCCACGCCGAGCTGCTCGTGGAGTTCTTCGGCGAGGAGGACCGCGCGTGCCGCGACATCCGCAAGCACGTCGCGTGGTACTTCAAGGGCTACCCGGTGGGCGGCGACGCGCGCCGCGAGCTCGCGGCGGTCGAGTCGCTCGCGCACATCGACGAGCTGCTCGGCCGGCTCGACCGCGACATCCCCTACGTCGCCGAGGGCATCGAGGGCCAGCGCGGCCGCGCCGGCAGCCCCCGCACGCCCGCGCTGCCCGACGGCTGGCTCGACAGCCCCGAGCTGACGCCCGCCCAGCGCGAGGCGCTCATCGAGGACGAGAGCGACACCCGTGGCGGCTGACGCGCGCGGCTACGGCGCCCACGACGTCGAGCGCCGGCTGCCCGAGACGCACTCCTCGTCGCGCACCGACTTCTCGCGCGACCGCGCGCGGCTGACGCACTCGAGCGCGTTCCGCCGCCTCGGCCAGAAGACGCAGGTGCTCTCGCCCACGATGGGCTTCGACGACTCGCGCACGCGCTTGACCCACTCGCTCGAGGTCGCGCAGATCGGGCGCGAGATCGCGGGTGAGCTCGGCCTCGACCCCGACGTCGTCGACACCGCGTGCCTCGCGCACGACATCGGTCACCCGCCCTTCGGCCACAACGGCGAGAAGGGCCTCAACGAGTGGGCGCTCGGCATCGGCGGCTTCGAGGGCAACGCGCAGACGCTCCGCGTCATCACGCGCCTCGAGCCGAAGGTGATCCGCGATCGGCCGTACGGGCTCAACCTCACGCGCGCGAGCGTCGACGCGGCCTGCAAGTATCCGTGGCCCGCCGCATCCGACGTCCACGACGCATCCGGCCGCATCAAGTTCGGCTACTACCACGACGACTGCGAGGCGTTCGAGTGGATGCGCGAGGGCGCCCCCGAGGGACGCCCGAGCATCGAGGCGCAAGCGATGGACCTCGCCGACGACATCGCCTACTCGGTGCACGACTTCGAGGATGCGGTGGTCGGCGGCTACGTCGACGTCGCGAAGCTGCAGAGCCGCGTCGGGCACGACGAGCTCGTCTCGATGATGCTCACGTGGGTGGGGCCGGAGTACACGCGCGACGAGCTGCTCGACGCCTTCGACCGGCTCGACGATCTCGAGACGTGGCTGCGCTCGTTCGACGGCTCGCGCGCCGACCACGCGCGGCTGAAGAACCTCACGTCGAAGCTCATCGGGCGGTTCGCGAACGCGGCCATCCGGCTCACGCGCGAGACGCACGAGGGGCCGCTCGCTCGCTTCGGCGGCACGATCGAGGTGCCGCGCGAGGTGCGCGCAGAGATCGCGGTGCTCAAGGGCACGGCGGCGAGCTTCATCCTCGCCGAGCGGCGCCAGCCGATCTACGCGAGCCAGCGGCGCATCCTGCAGGAGCTGTGCGACGCGCTCGTGCGGCTCGGGCCGTCGGCGCTCGATCGCGCCTACGCCGACGACTGGGCGGCGGCGCCCGACGACGCGGCTCGCGCTCGCGTGGTCGTCGACCAGGTCGCGAGCCTCACCGATCGCGGCGCGTTCGCCTGGCACGAGCGCTACGTGGGGGACTGAAGCGGTCATGGCGGGCAGGATCCGGCGCAGCGACATCGACGAGCTGCGATCGCGCATCTCGATCGTCGACGTCGTCGGCGAGCACGTCACGCTGAAGTCGGCGGGCGTCGGGAGCATGAAGGGGCTCTGCCCCTTCCACGACGAGCGCACGCCGTCGTTCCACGTGCGGCCCGCCGTCGGCCGCTACCACTGCTTCGGCTGCGGCGAGGACGGCGACGCCTTCCAGTTCGTCATGGCGATGGACCACACGTCGTTCCAGGAGACGGTCGAGCGCTTCGCGGCGCAGCTCGGCTACACGCTCCACTACGAGGACGGCAAGCCGCAGGAGGAGACGAGCGGCCGCGTGCGTCTGCTCGCCGCGAGCCGCGACGCTGAGGCGTTCTTCCGCGAGCAGCTGCTTACGCCCGCCGCGGCGCTCGGGCAGCGCTTCCTCGGCGAGCGCGGCTTCGACCTCGCGGCCGCCGAGCGCTTCGGGGTCGGCTTCGCGCCGCAGTCGTTCGACGCGCTGAAGCACCACTTGCGCGGCAAGGGTTACACCGAGGCCGAGCTGCTCGGCGCGGGCCTGCTGAGCGAGGGCCAGCGCGGCAGCTACGACCGCTTCCGCGGCCGGCTCGTGTGGCCCATCCGCGACGTCACGGGCGCGACCGTCGGCTTCGGCGCCCGTCGGCTCTCCGACGACGACAAGGGCCCAAAGTACCTCAACTCGCCCGAGACGCCCATCTTCCGCAAGAGCCAGGTGCTCTACGGCCTCGACCTCGCCAAGCGCGACATCGCCCGCGGCCACGAGGCGGTCGTCGTCGAGGGCTACACGGATGTCATGGCGTGCCATCTCGCGGGCGTCACGACCGCGGTCGCGACGTGTGGCACCGCCTTCGGCGTCGACCACATCAAGGTGCTGCGGCGCGTGCTCGGCGACGTCTCGACGACCGACACCCGCTCGCTCGGCCGCGTCATCTTCACGTTCGACCCCGACGAGGCCGGCCAGCAGGCCGCGGCGCGCACGTTCGCCGAGGAGCAGCGCTTCGCCGCCCAGACGTTCGTCGCGGTGCCGCCGCAAGGGCTCGACCCGTGCGACCTTCGGCTCGAGCGCGGCGACGACGCGGTGCGCAAGCTCGTGCAGCAGCGCCGGCCGCTGTTCGAGTTCATGCTGCGGCGCATCGTCGCCGAGCACGACCTCGAGACGGTCGAGGGCAGGGTCGCGGCGATGCGCCGCGCGGCGCCCGTGCTGCTGTCGATCCGCGACCGCGCGCTCGCCGACGGCTACCTGCGCACGGTCGCGGGCTGGCTCGGCGTGAGCCCGGACGAGGTGCGGCGAGCGGTGCGGCAAGCGACGCCCCGGCCGACGCCGACGCCGGGCGACCGGCCCGCCGAGGCCGGCCCCGCGCATCCGCCACCCGAAGTCGCGCTGCAGCAGCTCGAGCGCGACCCCGCGTCGCGGCTCGAGCGCGATGCGATCGCGGCGCTCCTGCAGCAGCCGGCGGTCGTCGGGCGCGACCTCGCGGCCCGCGGCGCGTCGGCGTACGTCGCGAACCCGTCGCTCGCGGTGGTGCGCGACGGCATCCTCGCGTCGCTCGATCGCATCGAGGCGCCCGACTTCTCGGAGCACGTCGCGCAGGCGGTGCCGGCCGAGCTCGTGCCGCTCGTGCGCACGCTCGCGATGGCGCCCATCCCGCAGTCGTCGAAGGAGGGGGTGCGCGCCTACGTGCAGGGCATCGTCTCATCGCTCGTCGACCGCGACATCCTGCGACGGAAGGCCGAGATGCTCGGCAGCCTCCAGCGGCTCGGGGCGAGCGACCCGGAAGACTCGAAGCGGCTGCAGGAGCAGCTGCTCGAGCTCGAGCGCGAGCGGCGCTCGCTGCGCGAGGAGCTGTAGCGCGGGAGCGTCAGGGGAGCAGGAAGTTGATCTGGAAGTGCTCCGAGATGACGTCGTCGATGTGCTCGATGCCGCCCGCGTCCGGCCCGCACTCCGCGCGGATCGCGCTCGTCGTCTGGCTCGACTGGAAGTTGCGCGCGTAGATCGCCTGCACGGAGCCGTCGTCCGCCTCGCTGAAGATCGACAGGAGCACGACGCTCACGCCCTGCGACGCGGAGGGCTCGAGCGCGAACTCGTCGGCCTCCCAATCGCCGGGCGCCGTGCCGGTGATCGCCGCGAGCGTCGCCTGCGTGTTGGCGACCTCGTCGGGGTCGGCGCTGTCCTGCTGGCCCTGGTAGGCCCAGAACGTGCACCCGGTCGCGGTCTCGACGACGCTGATCGTCGGCCCGATGGGGAAGTCGGAGTCGGGCTGCACCTCGAAGTCGCTGTCGGTGATGATGCTCGTCTCCCAGCCGGGCAGCGCGCCCTCGGCGGCGATCATGCCGAGCTCCAGGACCTCGGGGAGTGCGCCGGGGTCGGGGTCGTCGGCGGATGCGCTCGGCGCGGGGGTCGCGTCGACCGTCGGTGCCGGGGCTGGCGCCGGCCCGTCCGGCTGGAGCTCGACCGGCGGCTCCGCGATGACGCAGCCCGTGAGCGACACCAGGGCGGCCGCGACGACCAGGAGCTGCGAGACGGGCGAGCGGCGGGCGGTCGAGCGGGGCATCGGGACTCCAGACGAGCGGCAGCGGTGGTGCGTCGAACGCTACCGCGTGCCGGCCCGGTGATTCCCGGGCATCGCCGAGGGCGCGCGAGCGGTCAGCCCTCGGCCTCGCCGGCGACCGCGCGCTCCTTGCGACAATCCTCGGCCTGGATCGCCTCGAGCTCGCCGGGCTCGAGGTCCGGACAACCGGCGTCTTGCTCGCTCATCGGCCTGCCCCCGTCCTCTGGGTTGCCATGCTCTCGCGAGCTGCCCGGAGCGGAGCGGCGATTGCCGCAATCCGCATGGAATCCTGAGGTCGGTCAATCGCCCTTCACGTTGACGATCTGCCGCAGGGTGTGACGGATGCGCACGAGATCGGCTGCGTCGGCCATGACGGTGTCGATGTCCTTGTAGGCCTGCGGGATCTCGTCGAGGAACGCATCCGTGCGCCGCCACTCGATGCCCCGCATCGCTTCCTCGAGCTGCGCGCGCGTGAAGGTGCGTCGCGCCCGCGATCGCGAGTACTCGCGGCCCGCGCCGTGCGGCGAAGAGTTGAGCGCCGTGCGGTTGCCGAGCCCCTCGACGACGTACGAGCGCGTGCCCATCGATCCGGGGATGAGCCCGAGGACTCCTTCGGCGGCGTCGATCGCGCCCTTCCGCGAGAGCCAGACGTCCTCGCCGAAGTGGCGCTCGCGCGCCGTGTAGTTGTGGTGGCAGTTGATGCGCTCGAGCTCGCCCGCTCCGGCGCCCGTCCAAGACTCGAACGCGGCGACGACGCGGTCCATCATCTCCTCGCGGTTGAGGAGCGCGAAGTGCTGCGCCCACTCGAGCTCGGCGATGTAGCGGTCGAACTCGCGCGTGCCCTCCTCGAGGTAGGCGAGGTCGCGGTCGGGCAGCTCGATCCGGTGCGCCTTGGCGTACGCCTGCGCCACGGCGATGTGCCGCTGCGCGATCTTGTTGCCGACCCCGCGCGAGCCGGAGTGCAGGAACAGCCAGACGCGGTCCTGCTCGTCGAGGCTGATCTCGATGAAGTGGTTGCCCGAGCCGAGGGAGCCGAGCTGCATGCGCCAGTTCTTGGCGTAGTCGGCCGGGTCGAAGCCGGCGCGCTGCGTGAGCGCCTCGAGCTCGGCGACACGATCGGCGGCGCTCGGCGTGAGGCGCTTGTTGTAGTGGCCCGCCGAGAGCGGGACCGCGCGCTCGATCGCCGTCCGCACGATGGATCGGTCGCTCGGCAGCGCGGCGGCGGTGTGCGAGGTGAGCACGGCGATCATGCCGCACCCGATGTCGACGCCGACGGCCGCCGGCATGATCGCGCCGAGGGTCGGGATGACCGAGCCGACCGTGGCGCCCTTGCCGAGGTGCGCGTCGGGCATGAGGGCGAGGTGCGGCTGGACGAACGGCATCTTCGAGGTCCGCTTCGCCTGCTCGAGCGTCTGGTCGTCGATGATCGATGCCCAGTTGTAGAGCTTGGGCGAGACTTGGGTGACGGTCATGGAGCCCTCCTTCTGGCGGCCAGCGTGCCGGTCGGGGTCGGCCGATGTGACCCCGGCCCGCGCGGGATGCTACGATGGTCGTCGCTCCCGCAGCGATCCTCGATAGCTCAATTGGCAGAGCAGCCGGCTGTTAACCGGCAGGTTGATGGTTCGAGTCCATCTCGGGGAGCGACAGGCCCTCACCCTTCGGGGTGAGGGCCTTCTTCGTGCGCGCCGGAGGCACTCAGCGGCGCCGGTTGCGGCCGCTGATCCACCCGAGCGCCGAGCTGAGGAGAGAGCCGCGTCCGCGAGCGCCGCCCGCGCCGCCCATGCCGGTCGAGCGCCTGCCGCGGGCAGAGCCGCTCGAGCGGCGTCCGGAGACGGCGTTGCGCAGCTGGGAGAGGAAGTTCATCGTGCACGCTCCTTCGTGTCGGTGCACGGAACGTAGCGCCCCCTCCTGGAGGATCGCCGGGCAGACGCGTTCCCGCTCAGGCGTCGAGGTCGTCGACCCCCGGCGTCCAGCTCAGGCCCTCGACGCCCCACTTGTTGCGCTTGATCGCCTTCTGCACGCCCTTCGTGCCGAACGCATCCAGCCGGTCGGCGTAGAGGATGCCGTCGAGGTGGTCGTACTCGTGCTGCAGGATGCGCGCGAGCCAACCGGACGCCTCGAGCTCGTAGTGCTCGCCGTGCTCGTCCTGCGCGCGCAGGATCGCGCGCTCGGCGCGCTTGAGGGCGAAGCGCTCGCCGGGGATGGAGAGGCAGCCCTCCTCCTCGTGCTCCTCAGGCACGCCGATGGGGAGCGGCGAGATCCACAGCTCGGGGTTCGCCGCGACGCCGCGCGTGCGCACGCCCTCGGAGTCGGTCCAGTCGTAGACGAACAGCCGCGTGCCGATGCCGATCTGCGGCGCCGCGAGGCCGACGCCGGGCGCGGCCTCCATCGTGGCGAACATGTCGGCGACGAGCGTCCCCAGCTCCTCGTCGAAGTCGGTGACGGGCTCGGCGACGGTGTGCAGCACGGGATCGCCCGTGATGCGGATGGGCAGAACGGTCATGTCCTCCAGGGTATCGGCGAGCCGAACGGTAGGTTTTCTTGGTGCTGTTCACCTCTCTCGACGACCTGGCGGCGGAGATCTCGCTCACGCCGATGCAGGCCCTCGGGATCCCGGTGGCGATCGTCGGCGCCGTCTTCCTCTCGGTCGGCACCCAGTTCCAGCACCGCGGCGTCGACCAGTTCGAGGGCGGCGACCAGCGCGGCGCGCACCTCGGCGGCTCGGCCGTGCTGCGGCTGCTGCGGAACCCCGCGTGGGTCGTCGGCACGCTGCTGCTCGGCCTCGCGGTCGTCATGCAGCTCGGTGCGCTCGCGCTCGCGCCGCTCATCGTCGTGCAGCCCCTCGGCGCGGTGGCGCTCGTCGTCACCGCGATCCTGAACGCGCGGCTCGCGAAGATCAAGCTCGATCACCGCACGATCCGCGCGATCGCGCTGTGCCTCGTCGGCATCGGCATCTTCGTCGGCGTCGCCGCGATCTTCGCCGTCGAGCGGCCCATCAGCGACCGGCAGCTGCTCACGGTCCTCGCGCTGCTCGTCGTGGGCCTCGCGGGCGTCGGCGTCGCGTGGTGGTTCTACCGCAAGCGCGCGAACGCGATCTTCTACATCGTCACCGCCGGCGTCCTCTACGGATTCGTCGTCACGCTCTCGAAGATCGTCATCAACCGCATCATCTCCGGCCAGTTCGAGTGGCTCACGATCGTCTGCGGCATCGGTGTCGTGATCGCCCTCGCGGCCGGCAGCTACGCCGTGCAGCTCGCCCACGCATCCGGCCCGCCCGATCTCGTGATCGCCGGCCTCACGGTCGTCGACCCGCTCGTCGCCGTGCTCATCGGCGTGACGGTGCTCGGCGAGGCCGCCGCGACGCCGCCGTGGGCCATCATCGTCTTCGCCGCCGCGGGAGCGATCGCCGTCACCGGCGTGCTGCAGCTCGCTCGGCACCATCCCCAGATCCGCCCGCTCGCCGAGGCGCCCGAGGAGACTCCATGACCGACCGACCGCTTCGCGTCCTGATCGCGACGGACACCTTCGCGCCCGACGTGAACGGCGCCGCCAAGTTCACCACCCGGCTCGCAGCGCGGCTCACGAAGCGCGGGCACGAGGTGCACGTCGTCGCCTCCTCGCTCGGCCGCGGCCGGCACGGCACGCACGTCGAGGAGCACGAGGGCGAGCGGTTCACGGTGCACCGGCTGCGGTCGCTGCTCTACCCCGGGCACGAGTGGCTGCGGTTCGCGGAGCCGTGGCGCATGTTCTCGAACGCGGCGTCGCTGCTGGACG is a window of Agrococcus sp. Marseille-Q4369 DNA encoding:
- the dusB gene encoding tRNA dihydrouridine synthase DusB; the encoded protein is MTTTVSTPALSIGPIGLDSPVVLAPMAGITNTAFRRLCREYGAGLYVSEMITSRALVERTPETMRLISHHPSESLRSVQLYGVDPKTVETAVGILVDEDRADHIDLNFGCPVPKVTRRGGGSALPWKRDLFGAIVRRAARRGGDIPVTVKMRIGIDESHVTYLDAGRIAEDAGVAAVALHGRTAAQHYSGKADWTAIAKLKQAVTSIPVLGNGDIWQAEDALRMVDETGVDGVVVGRGCLGRPWLFGDLAAAFAGSDTRFRPGLGQVADAFRRHAELLVEFFGEEDRACRDIRKHVAWYFKGYPVGGDARRELAAVESLAHIDELLGRLDRDIPYVAEGIEGQRGRAGSPRTPALPDGWLDSPELTPAQREALIEDESDTRGG
- a CDS encoding deoxyguanosinetriphosphate triphosphohydrolase, producing MAADARGYGAHDVERRLPETHSSSRTDFSRDRARLTHSSAFRRLGQKTQVLSPTMGFDDSRTRLTHSLEVAQIGREIAGELGLDPDVVDTACLAHDIGHPPFGHNGEKGLNEWALGIGGFEGNAQTLRVITRLEPKVIRDRPYGLNLTRASVDAACKYPWPAASDVHDASGRIKFGYYHDDCEAFEWMREGAPEGRPSIEAQAMDLADDIAYSVHDFEDAVVGGYVDVAKLQSRVGHDELVSMMLTWVGPEYTRDELLDAFDRLDDLETWLRSFDGSRADHARLKNLTSKLIGRFANAAIRLTRETHEGPLARFGGTIEVPREVRAEIAVLKGTAASFILAERRQPIYASQRRILQELCDALVRLGPSALDRAYADDWAAAPDDAARARVVVDQVASLTDRGAFAWHERYVGD
- the dnaG gene encoding DNA primase, which gives rise to MAGRIRRSDIDELRSRISIVDVVGEHVTLKSAGVGSMKGLCPFHDERTPSFHVRPAVGRYHCFGCGEDGDAFQFVMAMDHTSFQETVERFAAQLGYTLHYEDGKPQEETSGRVRLLAASRDAEAFFREQLLTPAAALGQRFLGERGFDLAAAERFGVGFAPQSFDALKHHLRGKGYTEAELLGAGLLSEGQRGSYDRFRGRLVWPIRDVTGATVGFGARRLSDDDKGPKYLNSPETPIFRKSQVLYGLDLAKRDIARGHEAVVVEGYTDVMACHLAGVTTAVATCGTAFGVDHIKVLRRVLGDVSTTDTRSLGRVIFTFDPDEAGQQAAARTFAEEQRFAAQTFVAVPPQGLDPCDLRLERGDDAVRKLVQQRRPLFEFMLRRIVAEHDLETVEGRVAAMRRAAPVLLSIRDRALADGYLRTVAGWLGVSPDEVRRAVRQATPRPTPTPGDRPAEAGPAHPPPEVALQQLERDPASRLERDAIAALLQQPAVVGRDLAARGASAYVANPSLAVVRDGILASLDRIEAPDFSEHVAQAVPAELVPLVRTLAMAPIPQSSKEGVRAYVQGIVSSLVDRDILRRKAEMLGSLQRLGASDPEDSKRLQEQLLELERERRSLREEL
- a CDS encoding RtcB family protein; its protein translation is MTVTQVSPKLYNWASIIDDQTLEQAKRTSKMPFVQPHLALMPDAHLGKGATVGSVIPTLGAIMPAAVGVDIGCGMIAVLTSHTAAALPSDRSIVRTAIERAVPLSAGHYNKRLTPSAADRVAELEALTQRAGFDPADYAKNWRMQLGSLGSGNHFIEISLDEQDRVWLFLHSGSRGVGNKIAQRHIAVAQAYAKAHRIELPDRDLAYLEEGTREFDRYIAELEWAQHFALLNREEMMDRVVAAFESWTGAGAGELERINCHHNYTARERHFGEDVWLSRKGAIDAAEGVLGLIPGSMGTRSYVVEGLGNRTALNSSPHGAGREYSRSRARRTFTRAQLEEAMRGIEWRRTDAFLDEIPQAYKDIDTVMADAADLVRIRHTLRQIVNVKGD
- the def gene encoding peptide deformylase, which translates into the protein MTVLPIRITGDPVLHTVAEPVTDFDEELGTLVADMFATMEAAPGVGLAAPQIGIGTRLFVYDWTDSEGVRTRGVAANPELWISPLPIGVPEEHEEEGCLSIPGERFALKRAERAILRAQDEHGEHYELEASGWLARILQHEYDHLDGILYADRLDAFGTKGVQKAIKRNKWGVEGLSWTPGVDDLDA
- a CDS encoding DMT family transporter, whose product is MLFTSLDDLAAEISLTPMQALGIPVAIVGAVFLSVGTQFQHRGVDQFEGGDQRGAHLGGSAVLRLLRNPAWVVGTLLLGLAVVMQLGALALAPLIVVQPLGAVALVVTAILNARLAKIKLDHRTIRAIALCLVGIGIFVGVAAIFAVERPISDRQLLTVLALLVVGLAGVGVAWWFYRKRANAIFYIVTAGVLYGFVVTLSKIVINRIISGQFEWLTIVCGIGVVIALAAGSYAVQLAHASGPPDLVIAGLTVVDPLVAVLIGVTVLGEAAATPPWAIIVFAAAGAIAVTGVLQLARHHPQIRPLAEAPEETP